From a single Pseudophryne corroboree isolate aPseCor3 chromosome 6, aPseCor3.hap2, whole genome shotgun sequence genomic region:
- the LOC134933080 gene encoding toll-like receptor 13 has translation MVLLTKMIFIQLTLLILLSSIKQGDGYAIRGCEVHNLDQPKVLCYKMDLDHVPEQLPPKTVILDISFNRIEVIKAADFSNVCYMVELNISTNIIQVIEMGSFQKLSRLELLNLSNNKLESLSAGIFEGLQNLSTLLLDNNGIVIIQPMAFSALGNLRVLGLSSNPLRTLKILGTIFQLHSLEEIYIGNCSLVLFSSSDIENISTSLHIIDASKNAFSAINFTTQILENLTSLDISFCGPPVVWTIQDPCFLKGLKRLFMEGIKLKPPAVSQVIHSLSCSSLEEISLGHLNLADSDHIIQEICLKHPNIQTLHLQGNDYTRFTSNTFQNCTSLKNLDLSHNTFVHVPRETFSHLSSLKQLTLANNKLTALPDDLSQMTILERLNLSSNQLTTVYLNDTKSYSQLKYLDLSENKIFFFHSSSPITWSLQYLNLGQNYLFDISESFAANLRNLQDLILRTNKLSSITANTFKNLTFLKALNLIDNQIEIIYPGAFEGVENLQTLLLGSNKITRNDLQSNTFRGLKSLVELQLFRNYIEYESSKKLDVPPFQILKSLKLLTLNSQGHNGMRNLPVNIFEGLVALNKVLIGNLALSEIDKNVLLYIPQLKELDLSNNPIQTLHKSLLEPVCNLTELHLNRMKLETLDFINSLNFSKLVVLRAAGNELSTFTDKQHQALPSLKFLDLRSNPLYCSCDNQWFLNWVQSDVKTQVLYFYDFQCAYPPSKREQKFSTFNTDSCRPNYDFILFVSTSVCISILLVSLTVWKFLSRQIVHYYYMLQGYLYDRKYKGKKQEHQFDAFISYNCSDEEWVFSQLVPNLEETNNWKLCLHHRDFEPGKAIVDNIVDSIYSSRKTICVISRHYLASEWCSKEMQVASYRLFDEHADVLILLFLEKIPNHRLSPYHQMRRLLKEKTYLIWPKDGNDLTAFWNMVNQALQDD, from the coding sequence ATGGTCCTACTCACAAAGATGATATTCATTCAACTAACATTGTTAATATTGCTATCTTCAATCAAACAAGGAGACGGCTATGCAATACGGGGCTGTGAAGTTCACAATCTAGATCAACCTAAAGTTCTTTGCTACAAGATGGACTTAGATCATGTTCCTGAGCAACTACCACCAAAGACAGTCATTCTAGACATTTCTTTTAATAGAATTGAAGTTATAAAGGCTGCAGATTTTAGCAATGTTTGTTACATGGTGGAATTAAATATTTCAACCAATATAATCCAGGTTATTGAGATGGGAAGTTTCCAGAAACTATCTCGACTGGAGCTACTGAACCTCAGTAATAATAAATTAGAATCTCTAAGTGCTGGCATATTTGAAGGACTACAAAACCTTAGTACTCTGTTATTGGACAATAATGGCATTGTGATTATACAGCCTATGGCTTTTTCTGCTTTAGGAAATCTAAGAGTTCTTGGTCTCTCATCTAACCCTCTCCGCACACTTAAAATTCTAGGTACTATTTTTCAGCTACacagcttggaagagatttatattGGAAACTGTAGCCTTGTATTATTTTCATCTTCAGACATTGAAAATATATCTACTTCACTTCATATTATTGATGCTTCAAAAAATGCATTTTCTGCAATCAACTTTACAACCCAGATCCTAGAGAACCTAACTTCCCTGGATATATCATTTTGTGGACCACCTGTTGTGTGGACAATACAGGACCCCTGCTTCCTGAAGGGGCTAAAGAGATTATTCATGGAAGGTATAAAACTGAAACCACCTGCTGTATCACAAGTTATCCATAGCCTGAGTTGCAGCTCCTTGGAGGAAATTAGTCTTGGTCATTTAAACCTAGCAGACTCTGACCACATTATCCAAGAAATATGCCTTAAACACCCCAACATTCAAACTCTTCATCTCCAGGGTAATGATTACACTAGGTTTACATCTAATACATTTCAAAATTGTACTTCCTTAAAAAATTTGGATTTATCTCACAATACATTTGTCCATGTTCCTAGAGAAACTTTTTCCCATTTATCTTCACTTAAGCAGCTGACATTGGCCAATAACAAATTAACAGCACTTCCAGATGACTTATCACAGATGACCATTTTGGAAAGATTAAACCTCAGCTCCAATCAGCTTACAACAGTCTATCTTAATGACACTAAGTCATATAGTCAACTAAAATATTTAGATTTATCTGAAAACAAGATTTTCTTTTTTCACTCCTCATCACCTATAACTTGGAGTCTGCAATATTTGAACCTGGGACAAAATTACCTTTTTGATATTTCAGAGTCATTTGCAGCTAATCTCAGAAATCTGCAGGACCTGATATTGAGGACAAACAAATTAAGTTCTATCACTGCAAATACTTTTAAAAACTTAACATTCTTGAAAGCCTTAAATTTGATAGATAATCAGATAGAAATCATATACCCGGGAGCCTTCGAAGGGGTTGAAAACTTGCAAACGTTACTACTCGGCAGCAATAAGATAACAAGAAATGATTTGCAAAGTAATACTTTCCGGGGACTGAAGTCACTTGTTGAACTGCAACTCTTTAGaaattatatagaatatgaatcttccAAAAAACTTGATGTCCCACCTTTCCAAATATTGAAATCTTTAAAGCTTCTTACTCTTAATAGTCAGGGTCACAATGGCATGAGGAATTTGCCAGTTAATATTTTTGAAGGCTTGGTGGCTTTAAATAAAGTCCTAATTGGAAATTTAGCCCTGTCCGAAATTGACAAAAATGTGCTTTTATATATTCCACAGCTCAAAGAACTGGACCTGAGCAATAATCCTATCCAGACCCTGCATAAGAGTCTGTTAGAGCCTGTATGCAATTTGACTGAACTCCACCTCAATCGAATGAAGCTTGAAACACTTGACTTTATCAATTCATTGAATTTTTCCAAACTAGTGGTCCTTCGAGCCGCAGGTAATGAGCTAAGCACGTTCACTGACAAGCAACATCAGGCACTACCATCTCTCAAGTTCCTAGACCTACGCAGTAACCCACTGTACTGCAGCTGTGACAACCAATGGTTTCTAAATTGGGTACAATCTGATGTAAAAACCCAAGTACTCTATTTTTATGATTTtcagtgtgcttatcctccatccaAAAGGGAACAGAAATTTTCCACTTTTAACACGGATTCCTGTAGGCCTAATTATGACTTTATACTCTTTGTGTCCACATCTGTGTGTATCAGCATTCTATTGGTGTCTTTGACAGTGTGGAAGTTTTTGAGTCGGCAAATTGTGCACTACTATTACATGCTCCAAGGTTATTTGTACGACAGGAAATACAAAGGGAAGAAACAAGAGCATCAGTTTGATGCTTTCATCTCCTATAACTGTAGTGATGAAGAGTGGGTTTTTAGTCAACTCGTACCAAACCTAGAAGAAACCAATAACTGGAAGCTCTGTCTTCATCACCGGGACTTTGAACCAGGAAAGGCTATTGTGGACAATATCGTTGATAGCATCTACAGCAGCCGAAAAACAATTTGTGTCATCAGTAGACACTACTTAGCCAGTGAATGGTGTTCAAAGGAAATGCAGGTGGCCAGCTATCGCCTTTTTGATGAGCATGCTGATGTACTCATTTTGTTGTTTTTAGAGAAAATCCCCAATCACCGGCTCTCCCCTTATCACCAGATGAGAAGATTGTTAAAAGAGAAGACATACCTCATATGGCCAAAGGATGGAAATGATTTAACTGCCTTCTGGAATATGGTGAATCAAGCCTTGCAGGATGATTAA